One Mycolicibacterium doricum genomic window, GCGATCAACAGACCGATGTCGATGATCCGCGTTTCGAACGGCTCACGCAGGAAGGGGATGCGGGCCTCTTCGAGGATGGTGACCATCGTGGCGTGGTTGATGTGCTGGTACATGTCGATGTCGGACCACCGCACGTGCACCGGCGCCACAAAACCTGCTGTCACCCGGAAGACCCCGTCCCACTCGATCGTGTCATGCTGCGGATCTGGCGCGCCGCCACCGACAGTGTCGCCAGGTCCCGTTCGTCGTCTTCGTAGATCTCGGTGAGCGTGCGCCGCGCGCGCGCCACCCGCGACCCGTTGGTCATCTCCCACTCGGCGATCTTCTCCTCGCCGTTCTCGTCGGGTTCGCCGATCGCGAGCACGTCGAAGCACAACGACCGTATGGAGCCGTAGATGTCGTCGCGAATCGCCAACCTCGCCAGGGAATGCCAGCGATCACCCCGGGGCAGCTTGGACACCGCGGTCAGCAGGCTGTCGGTGTTGAGGTGGTCCATCAGCGCAAAGTACGTGTCGGCTACCTCAGCGGGGTCGCGGTCGTCGATGTCGGCGATGTCGATGATGTCGAGCAGGCTGAACTGGTAGAGAGCGGTCGCCACGGAGTAGGCCAGCTCCTTGGAGGCCCCGTGGGAGCACAACTCTCCGGTCTCCTTGGCGACGATGGCCTCGTCGTCGCCGCGCAGCCATTCCTCCATCCGCCGGGTCAGCGCCGCCACCTTGTCGGCGAACCGGTTGATCTCCGCACCGACCGCCAGTGGTTGTGGCCGGTAGTTCAGCAGCCACCGCGTGGCGCGGTCGACGAGCCGGCGCAGATCCAGCGTCATCCGGTCGCTGACCGCCACCGGCAGATTCGCGGCGCGAATCTGGCGCCAGACGTCGCCCACCCGGAAGATGGCGTTGACCGCGACGAAGCTTCGCACCGCGTCGACCGTCCCGACGCCGGCGTCCTCGGTCGTCCGGTACACGTAGGTGATCCCGCTGGTGTCGACGACGTCGTTGACGAGCATCGTAGTGACGATCTCGCGGCGCAGCTGGTGCGAGCGGGTCTCGGCGGCGAACCGGTCCCGCAAGGTGGACGGGAAGTACCGCGGCAGCCGGGCGGCGAACGCCTCCTGATCGGGTAGTTCGCTGTCGAGCAGGTCGGCCTTGAGCGCCAGCTTGACGTGTGCCATCAACGTCGCCAGTTCAGGTGAGGTGAGCCCTATTCCGACGCCCAGCCGGCGGCGGATCTCCTTGTTCGTGGGCAGCGCCTCGAGCTCGCGGTTCATCCCGCGTTGTGTGACGAAGTGATCGATCATCCGGGCGTGCACGGGCAGCAGGCTCGTCGCGTTGGCGCGGCTGGTGCCCATCAGGTCGTTCTGGTCGCGGTTGTCCGACAGCACCAGATCACCGACCTCGTCGGTCATCGACAGCAACAGATCGTGGCGCTCACTCAGCTCTATGCGCCCCGCGGTGACCAGCGAATCGATGAGGATCTTGATGTTGACCTCGTGGTCAGAGCAGTCGACGCCGGCGGAGTTGTCGAGGGCGTCGGTGTTGATCCGGCCGCCGGCGAGGTCGAACTCGATGCGCCCGCGGGAGGTGACGCCGAGGTTGCCGCCTTCGCCGATCACCTTGGCGCGCACCTGATTGGCGTTGACGCGGACCGGATCGTTGGCACGGTCGCCGACGTCGGCGTCGGATTCCGTCTCGGCCTTGATGTAGGTGCCGATGCCCCCGTTCCACAGCAGGTCGACCGGCGCCTTGAGGATCGCCTTGATCAGGGCGGGCGGCGTCATCTCCTCGAGCCTGTCGTCGAGTCCCAGCGCGTCGCGGACCTGGGAGCTCATCGGGATCGATTTGTGCTCACGGCTGTACACACCGCCGCCCTCACTGATCAGGGAGCGGTCGTAGTCCTCCCACGACGAGCGGGGCAGGTCGAACAGCCGTCGGCGCTCTCGGAACGACGCCGCCGCATCCGGGTCGGGATCGAGGAAGACGTGCCGGTGGTCAAACGCGGCGACGAGCCTGATGTGTTCGGACAGCAGCATTCCGTTGCCGAACACGTCTCCGCTCATATCGCCGATGCCGACGACGGTGAAGTCCTCCGACTGGGTGTCGACGCCCATCTCCCGGAAGTGCCGTTTGACCGACTCCCATGCGCCCCTGGCGGTGATCCCCATCGCCTTGTGGTCATAGCCCACCGACCCACCGGATGCGAAGGCGTCGCCCAACCAGAAGCCGTAGGACTTGGCAACCTCGTTGGCGGTGTCGGAGAAGGTCGCAGTCCCCTTGTCGGCGGCCACCACGAGGTATGCGTCGTCGCCGTCGCGGCGGACGACGTCGGGGGGCGGGACGACTTCGTCGCTGACCTTGTCGACGTTGTCGGTGACGTCCAGCAGGCCACTGATGAACAGCTTGTAGCAGTCCACTCCTTCGGTGCGCTGGGCGTCGCGGTCGGCGGCGGCGTCACCGGTGGGCACCGGGGGCTGTTTGACGACGAACCCGCCCTTGGCGCCGACGGGGACGATGACGGCGTTCTTCACCGCCTGCGCCTTGACCAGGCCGAGGATCTCGGTGCGGAAATCCTCCCGCCGGTCCGACCACCGTAGGCCTCCGCGGGCGACGTGGCCGAACCGCAGGTGTACGCCCTCGACCCGCGGCGAGTACACGAAGATC contains:
- a CDS encoding NAD-glutamate dehydrogenase; the protein is MTGTGAEAARDPSADMLDQLAKAYAATYRGPQQGESAADRATTGLVDPADMLESSDLVRTHHRLAERRKVGETLVAVYGVDGTDGVGPALQVVTDQAPTLIDSVTVLLHRLGVAYRAIMNPVLRVRRGSSGELLDARPISEFDARPAAEFDARPAAAATDGYVVDEAWIHIELSESADRSSVEEARRMLPRILADARQVDMDGSAMVARLRSLANDIEADTLGHFTAPERKDVAALARWLADGHFILLGCQRCPVTQTESSVEADSRLGVLRLRDDVLAPLTRDGDLLALAQATIPSYVRYGANPYIVVIREEGAGAEGYDAVEHRFVGLFTVAAMNANVLGIPLISRRVHEALAIAQRDPSRPVQLLLDVIQTIPRPELFALRADELLDMAMAVIDLGSRRRTLLFLRADSLVHFIACLVYLPRDRYTTAVRLEMQDILVRELGGVSIDYSARISESPWAVVHFTVRLPEGSRPEDVDISAENEERIQRELTEAARTWGDRLLGAVASGDLDPHVAEHYAVAFPEDYKQAVAPADAIGDIAIIEALQDDSVKLVFVEGGQDRVGKLTWYLGGRSASLSQLLPMLQSMGVVVLEERPFTVARADGLAMWIYEFKIRRHPTMPESTGDGSDRDATAARFADAVTAIWNGRMEIDRFNELVLRAGLTWPQVMVLRAYAKYLRQVGFPYSQSFIESVVNDNPHTARSLVELFEALFDPTEAAKERDAQSAAAAVAADIDALTGLDTDRVLRAFASMIQATLRTNHFVARAESARARDVLSIKLDPGLIDELPLPRPKFEIFVYSPRVEGVHLRFGHVARGGLRWSDRREDFRTEILGLVKAQAVKNAVIVPVGAKGGFVVKQPPVPTGDAAADRDAQRTEGVDCYKLFISGLLDVTDNVDKVSDEVVPPPDVVRRDGDDAYLVVAADKGTATFSDTANEVAKSYGFWLGDAFASGGSVGYDHKAMGITARGAWESVKRHFREMGVDTQSEDFTVVGIGDMSGDVFGNGMLLSEHIRLVAAFDHRHVFLDPDPDAAASFRERRRLFDLPRSSWEDYDRSLISEGGGVYSREHKSIPMSSQVRDALGLDDRLEEMTPPALIKAILKAPVDLLWNGGIGTYIKAETESDADVGDRANDPVRVNANQVRAKVIGEGGNLGVTSRGRIEFDLAGGRINTDALDNSAGVDCSDHEVNIKILIDSLVTAGRIELSERHDLLLSMTDEVGDLVLSDNRDQNDLMGTSRANATSLLPVHARMIDHFVTQRGMNRELEALPTNKEIRRRLGVGIGLTSPELATLMAHVKLALKADLLDSELPDQEAFAARLPRYFPSTLRDRFAAETRSHQLRREIVTTMLVNDVVDTSGITYVYRTTEDAGVGTVDAVRSFVAVNAIFRVGDVWRQIRAANLPVAVSDRMTLDLRRLVDRATRWLLNYRPQPLAVGAEINRFADKVAALTRRMEEWLRGDDEAIVAKETGELCSHGASKELAYSVATALYQFSLLDIIDIADIDDRDPAEVADTYFALMDHLNTDSLLTAVSKLPRGDRWHSLARLAIRDDIYGSIRSLCFDVLAIGEPDENGEEKIAEWEMTNGSRVARARRTLTEIYEDDERDLATLSVAARQIRSMTRSSGTGSSG